A region of Alosa alosa isolate M-15738 ecotype Scorff River chromosome 17, AALO_Geno_1.1, whole genome shotgun sequence DNA encodes the following proteins:
- the depdc4 gene encoding DEP domain-containing protein 4, whose protein sequence is MAVDLTPRFRRLNSETRSFRLNGQSLGSSGPFRATQLWRNIIQALQTQVEVRRRRQHLRVHNECFTGADAVDVVLSHLMQNILFCTSEVSRLKATRLCQALMDSRVFEPVGTKLFRREKESAFEDSSHSLYRFVDCNALPGSGKRGADFENWSPSEHVGKKKKGSRLEELRTISNPLAMGSSDRRVERLLETINLHPTMPSSQKQAPSTNFLSKKLVEEVWRQQTLLQLLQIIDLPVLDCILTSPVRTELPHSTALRNHNDLVISNTCVEREVTQSLNLPETDCWLAAAADCLELFPDQLIVVVGEQLVQQETRTSDVEERLANQKRLLFDTISKYYSCQERQPLLSGRYLDIHVGILQLLDCGRKEEALRASQLCMRMLSSSCRDELRRLLAFLCAAADPAACRLQKQAENGPLVCKTFLRAILQSKDMTRAQSEQLLLFLMDNHTQLFKTPISLVESVRKALQSLQQGRDPVNAPMFRFCQQVSLQEYESQREQATMEGLKQLILHISNSTTLSLKEKKRLVKDFQKHHPGAFLQHFTSTF, encoded by the exons ATGGCGGTTGATTTGACTCCCAGATTTAGAAGATTGAACAGTGAAACCAGGAGTTTTCGCTTAAATGGTCAATCGCTGG GTTCTTCGGGCCCTTTTCGGGCCACGCAGTTGTGGCGTAATATCATCCAGGCTCTCCAGACTCAAGTGGAGGTTCGTCGCCGACGCCAGCACCTGCGCGTGCATAATGAATGCTTCACGGGCGCAGACGCAGTGGATGTGGTTCTGAGTCATCTCATGCAGAACATTCTATTTTGCACCAGCGAGGTGTCACGCTTGAAAGCCACCCGTCTGTGTCAAGCCTTGATGGACTCTAGGGTGTTTGAACCAGTGGGAACGAAGCTTTTCCGCCGGGAAAAGGAAAGCGCGTTTGAGGACAGTAGCCACAGTTTATACAGATTTGTGGACTGCAACGCATTGCCTGGATCTGGAAAACGTGGTGCTGACTTCGAGAACTGGAGCCCAAGTGAACATGTGGGGAAAAAGAAGAAAGGCTCCAG GTTGGAGGAGTTGAGGACCATATCCAACCCTCTGGCCATGGGTTCCTCCGACCGCAGGGTGGAGAGACTACTGGAGACCATCAACCTCCATCCCACCATGCCCTCCTCACAGAAGCAAGCCCCATCCACAAACTTCCTGTCCAAGAAAT tggtggaggaggtgtggAGGCAGCAGACTCTGCTTCAGTTGCTTCAGATCATCGACCTGCCCGTCCTCGACTGCATCCTCACCTCGCCTGTCAGAACCGAGCTGCCTCACTCCACCGCGCTGCGTAACCATAACGACCTGGTCATCTCCAACACCTGCGTGGAGAGGGAGGTGACGCAGAGCCTCAACCTGCCTGA AACGGactgctggctggctgctgctgCAGACTGCCTGGAGCTGTTCCCAGATCAGCTGATTGTGGTGGTGGGAGAGCAGCTGGTTCAGCAGGAGACCAGAACTTCTGATGTAGAGGAGAGACTGGCCAATCAGAAGAGGCTGCTCTTCGACACCATTTCGAAATACTACAGCTGTCAGGAGAGGCAACCTCTGCTCTCAGGCCGCTACCTCGACATACATGTTGGAATTCTACAACTACTGG ACTGTGGGCGGAAGGAGGAGGCTCTGCGGGCCAGTCAGCTGTGCATGCGCATGCTGTCCTCCAGCTGCAGGGATGAGCTGCGCAGACTCCTGGCCTTCCTATGCGCAGCAGCAGACCCAGCTGCCTGCCGTCTGCAGAAACAG gcaGAGAATGGGCCGTTGGTGTGTAAGACATTCCTGAGGGCTATCCTCCAGAGCAAAGACATGACGCGCGCTCAGAGCGAACAGCTGCTGCTCTTCCTCATGGACAACCATACCCAGCTCTTTAAG ACACCCATATCCTTGGTTGAGTCTGTGAGAAAAGCACTGCAAAGCCTGCAACAAGGAAGAGATCCAGTCAACGCACCCA TGTTCAGGTTCTGCCAGCAGGTGTCACTGCAGGAGTATGAGAGCCAGCGGGAGCAGGCCACCATGGAGGGCCTGAAGCAGCTCATTCTGCACATCTCCAACAGCACTACCCTCTCCTTGAAGGAGAAGAAGCGCCTGGTCAAGGATTTCCAGAAGCACCACCCCGGAGCGTTTCTTCAGCACTTCACCTCCACCTTCTAG
- the LOC125310413 gene encoding sorting nexin-4-like, whose translation MADAQREDAAETDTPNANDAQEKTSNSTMVEDSSTTLLKRMEITVAEAEKRTGKKAVNMQETYTVYLIETRPSSAVNEGQSVAPDALWRRYSEFELLRNYLLVTYPFIVVPPLPEKRAEFVWHKLSADNMDPDFVERRRVGLETFLLRVASHPVMSNDKIFYHFLMQERGWKEVVYDTGFQAKADSRLRALNATFRVKNPDKRFMEMKHYSDELQAITSQLLRARARVADRLYGVYKVHGNYGRVFSEWSAIEKEMGDGLQSAGHHMDAYAASIDDILEEEEHYADQIKEYLFFAEALRAVCRKHELSQYELETASLDLTSKKLQREELATGIVRTFSFKGMTTKLFGQETADQREARLKLLEEQIDEGEETVREKTAECEEHVHSGWEDMQRFKEQKDRDLREAFINYAYMQMSMCKKGIQMWSNAKECFSKM comes from the exons ATGGCGGATGCGCAGCGCGAGGATGCTGCGGAAACGGACACCCCAAACGCGAACGACGCGCAGGAGAAAACTTCAAACAGCACG ATGGTGGAGGACAGTTCGACTACTTTGCTAAAAAGAATGGAGATTACTGTGGCCGAGGCAGAGAAACGGACCGGCAAAAAGGCTGTGAACATGCAAGAGACGTACACAGTTTATCTCATAGAGACTCG GCCCTCCTCCGCAGTTAATGAAGGGCAGAGTGTGGCTCCTGATGCGCTGTGGAGGCGTTACAGTGAGTTTGAGCTGCTCAGGAACTACCTGCTGGTCACCTACCCCTTCATTGTGGTTCCCCCACTGCCTGAgaagagg GCAGAGTTTGTGTGGCATAAGCTCTCTGCTGATAACATGGATCCAGACTTTGTGGAGCGCCGGAGAGTTGGCCTGGAGACCTTCCTGTTGAGAGTGGCATCACATCCGGTTATGTCCAATGACAAGATCTTCTACCATTTCCTCATgcag GAGCGCGGATGGAAGGAGGTGGTGTATGACACTGGATTTCAGGCAAAG GCGGACTCACGTCTCAGAGCACTGAATGCAACCTTCAGAGTGAAGAATCCTGACAA GCGTTTTATGGAGATGAAACACTACAGTGATGAGCTCCAGGCCATCACCTCCCAACTACTAAGAGCACGTGCC AGAGTGGCAGATAGATTATATGGAGTCTATAAAGTACATGGGAACTATGGAAGAGTCTTCag TGAGTGGAGTGCCATAGAAAAGGAGATGGGAGACGGACTACAGAGTGCAGGCCACCATATGGATGC CTATGCAGCATCAATAGATGATAttttagaagaagaagaacactATGCAGACCAGATCAAAGAGTATCTCTTCTTTGCCGAAGCTTTAAG AGCTGTCTGTCGCAAGCATGAGCTTTCTCAATATGAGCTGGAGACGGCATCTCTGGACCTGACATCAAAGAAACTGCAACGAGAGGAGCTAGCCACTGGG ATAGTGCGGACGTTCTCGTTTAAAGGCATGACCACGAAGCTGTTTGGCCAGGAGACGGCGGACCAGAGGGAGGCCCGGCTCAAGCTCCTGGAGGAGCAGATCGACGAGGGCGAGGAGACCGTCCGTGAGAAGACCGCAGAGTGCGA agaacACGTGCACAGTGGATGGGAGGACATGCAACGCTTCAAGGAGCAGAAGGACCGTGACTTGAGGGAAGCCTTCATCAACTACGCCTACATGCAAATGAGCATGTGTAAGAAG GGCATACAGATGTGGAGCAATGCCAAAGAGTGCTTCAGTAAGATGTGA
- the LOC125311000 gene encoding glycerol-3-phosphate dehydrogenase 1-like protein: MPGKKVCIVGSGNWGSAIAKIVGHNVKANNRFDPMVNMWVFEEMINGKKLTEIINTEHENVKYLPGHKLPKNVVAVPEITDAVKGADILVFVLPHQFIRKLCDQMKAHVKPGMIGISLIKGIDEGPEGLRLISDIIREKLEADISVLMGANIANEVADEKFCETTIGAKTEANGHIFKELLQTPNFRITVVRESDTVELCGALKNIVAVGAGFCDGLGLGDNTKSAVIRLGLMEMIAFAKLFCKGPVTSVTFLESCGVADLITTCYGGRNRKVAEAFVQTSKSISELEAEMLNGQKLQGPQTSAEVYQILKKKEIVDKFPLFVSVYLICFEGKPVKDFITCLQCHPEHM, encoded by the exons ATGCCGGGGAAAAAAGTGTGTATCGTTGGATCAGGAAACTG GGGATCGGCAATTGCCAAAATTGTTGGCCACAATGTTAAGGCGAATAACAGGTTTGATCCCATGGTAAATATGTGGGTTTTTGAAGAAATGATCAATggaaaaaaactcactgaaatCATCAACACAGAGCACGAGAACGTCAAATATCTACCAGGACATAAACTTCCCAAAAATGTG GTGGCCGTGCCTGAGATAACGGACGCAGTGAAGGGAGCAGACATCCTGGTGTTTGTCCTCCCTCATCAGTTCATCCGCAAACTCTGTGATCAGATGAAGGCACATGTCAAGCCCGGAATGATCGGGATCTCACTCATCAAG ggTATAGATGAAGGCCCAGAGGGCCTGCGTCTGATCTCGGACATCATCCGTGAGAAGCTGGAGGCGGACATCAGTGTGCTGATGGGGGCCAACATCGCCAACGAGGTGGCTGACGAGAAGTTCTGCGAGACCACCATTG GGGCAAAAACTGAAGCGAATGGGCATATCTTTAAAGAGCTTCTTCAGACGCCAAACTTTCGAATCACcgtggtgagagagagtgatacagtGGAGCTCTGTGGAGCTCTGAAG AACATAGTTGCGGTGGGGGCCGGCTTCTGTGACGGCCTGGGCCTCGGAGACAACACCAAGTCGGCGGTGATCCGCCTGGGTCTGATGGAGATGATCGCCTTCGCCAAGCTCTTCTGCAAGGGCCCCGTCACCTCCGTCACCTTCCTGGAGAGCTGTGGTGTCGCCGACCTCATCACCACCTGCTACGGCGGACGCAACCGCAAGGTGGCCGAGGCCTTTGTTCAAACATCAAAG tCTATTTCTGAGCTGGAGGCAGAAATGTTAAATGGACAGAAGCTACAGGGACCTCAGACCTCAGCAGAAGTGTACCAGATcctcaaaaagaaagaaattgttGACAA GTTTccactgtttgtgtctgtgtatctgatcTGCTTTGAGGGCAAGCCAGTGAAAGACTTCATCACCTGTCTCCAGTGTCACCCAGAACACATGTGA